DNA from Xanthomonas hyacinthi:
CAGCTGGAAGCATTCGTCCAACGGCAAATACGTGTCGGTGCGGATCGCCTTCCGTGCCGCCGACCGCGCCCAGTACGACGCCGCGCACCTGGCGCTGCGCGAGCATCCGGAAGTGAAGTGGACGCTGTAGCCGGCACCACCGTTCTGGCGCCGGCGCTGCCGCCGTGCCGGGTCCGCGATCTCGGCCGCCAGCCCTACGCGCCGGTGTGGCGGGCGATGCAGCGCTTCACCGATGCGCGCGAGGAAACCAGCGCCGACGAGCTGTGGGTGGTCGAGCACGAGCCGGTGTTCACCCTCGGCCAGGCCGGCAAGCCCGAGCACGTGCTGGCACCGGGCGACATCCCGGTGCTGCACGTGGACCGCGGCGGCCAGGTCACCTACCACGGCCCCGGCCAGCTGGTGGTGTACCCGCTGCTGGACCTGCGCCGGCTCAGGATCGGCGTGCGCGACTACGTGTGCCGGATCGAGCAGGCCATCATCGACACGCTGGACGAATGGAACATCCTCGGCCAGCGCCGCGACGGCGCGCCCGGGGTCTACGTCGGTGCGGCCAAGGTCGCCGCGCTCGGCATCCGCGTGCGCCGCGGCTGCACCTTCCACGGCCTGTCGTTCAACGTGGCGATGGATCTGGAGCCGTTCCACCGCATCAACCCCTGCGGCTACCAGGGCCTGCAGGTGACCTCGGTGCTAGACTTGGGCGGTCCCTCCGGCATGCAGGCCGTCACACCGGTGCTGCTGGCCCAACTGGCGCGCCAGTTCGGGCTGACCCTGCAGCCGCTCGACGCCTTGCCCGACCTCACGCTCACGCACGCGGCCTGACCGCCTGCCCGCCGACGACGCCATGACCCAGCCCAGCGCACGCAGCATCCCCTTGCAGGTCCTTTCCGACGACAGCGCGCCCGTGCCGCTGCAGGCCGGCGTCAAGCAGCTGGGCGGGGACAAGATCAACCGCTCGCCGGTGCAGTTCGCCGACGCGCCGGTGCTACGCAAGCCGTCGTGGATCCGGGTGCGGATCCCGTCCGGCAACGCGGTGCAGACCCTCAAGGCCAAGCTGCGCGAGAACCGCCTGGTCACGGTCTGC
Protein-coding regions in this window:
- the lipB gene encoding lipoyl(octanoyl) transferase LipB, whose translation is MDAVAGTTVLAPALPPCRVRDLGRQPYAPVWRAMQRFTDAREETSADELWVVEHEPVFTLGQAGKPEHVLAPGDIPVLHVDRGGQVTYHGPGQLVVYPLLDLRRLRIGVRDYVCRIEQAIIDTLDEWNILGQRRDGAPGVYVGAAKVAALGIRVRRGCTFHGLSFNVAMDLEPFHRINPCGYQGLQVTSVLDLGGPSGMQAVTPVLLAQLARQFGLTLQPLDALPDLTLTHAA